A DNA window from Streptomyces sp. B21-083 contains the following coding sequences:
- a CDS encoding RrF2 family transcriptional regulator, whose product MRISARADYAVRAVLELAVRQGETAVKAETVAAAQTIPHKFLEGILGDLRRGGIVDSRRGGNGGYRLARPAAEITVADVVRAVDGPIVSVRGERPSGLAYTGPAEPLLPLWVALRANVRKVLEGVTFADLAAGELPEPVRGLAAEPAAWENP is encoded by the coding sequence ATGAGGATCTCGGCACGGGCGGACTACGCGGTACGAGCGGTGCTGGAACTCGCCGTACGGCAGGGGGAGACTGCCGTGAAGGCCGAGACCGTCGCCGCCGCCCAGACCATTCCGCACAAGTTCCTGGAGGGCATCCTCGGGGATCTGCGGCGCGGCGGGATCGTCGACTCCCGGCGCGGCGGCAACGGCGGCTACCGGCTGGCGCGCCCCGCAGCCGAGATCACCGTCGCGGACGTCGTCCGGGCCGTCGACGGGCCCATCGTGTCGGTGCGCGGCGAGCGGCCGAGCGGCCTCGCCTACACCGGCCCCGCCGAACCGCTGCTGCCGCTGTGGGTCGCGCTGCGTGCCAACGTCCGCAAGGTGCTGGAGGGGGTGACCTTCGCCGATCTGGCGGCGGGGGAGCTGCCGGAGCCGGTGCGGGGGCTGGCGGCGGAACCGGCTGCCTGGGAAAACCCGTAG
- a CDS encoding RNA-guided endonuclease InsQ/TnpB family protein, translating into MSVTTNHVKRAFRYRFYPTDAQAAELSRTFGCVRKVYNMALDARTRAWARQERVNYNQTSAMLTAWKKTEELAYLGEVSSVPLQQTLRHLQVAFTNFFGKRAKYPRFKSRKKSRRSAEYTTSGFRFREGELTLAKMAEPLDIVWSRPLPEGVTPSTVTVSQDAAGRWFVSMLCDDTITPAPATTNAVGIDLGITSLATLSTGEKITNPKHERKDRARLARAQRELSRKAKGDGANRARARRKVARVHARIADRRRDFLHKLTTRLVRENQTVVIEDLTVRNMVRNRSLSRAVADAAWSEFRGMLEYKAAWYGREVIAVDRWFPSSKLCSTCGTIRSKLPLNVRTWTCECGAVHDRDVNAAKNILAAGLAVSVCGAGVRPQRESSRTGQPAMKQKTPRREP; encoded by the coding sequence GTGAGCGTGACCACAAACCACGTGAAGCGGGCGTTCAGGTACCGCTTCTATCCGACGGATGCGCAGGCGGCTGAGCTGTCGCGGACCTTCGGTTGCGTGCGGAAGGTCTACAACATGGCGCTCGACGCCCGCACCCGGGCATGGGCGCGGCAGGAGCGGGTCAACTACAACCAGACCTCCGCGATGCTGACGGCATGGAAGAAGACCGAGGAGCTGGCTTACCTGGGCGAGGTGTCGTCGGTTCCGCTCCAACAGACGCTGCGGCACTTGCAGGTGGCGTTCACCAACTTCTTCGGCAAGCGGGCGAAGTATCCGCGCTTCAAGTCGCGGAAGAAGTCCCGCAGGAGCGCGGAGTACACGACCAGCGGCTTCCGCTTCCGTGAAGGCGAACTGACTCTCGCCAAGATGGCCGAGCCTTTGGACATTGTGTGGTCGAGGCCGCTCCCGGAGGGTGTCACGCCGTCCACGGTGACCGTGTCCCAGGACGCGGCCGGGCGCTGGTTCGTGTCGATGCTCTGCGACGACACGATCACCCCGGCCCCGGCCACCACGAACGCGGTCGGCATCGACCTGGGCATCACGTCTCTGGCGACGCTCTCCACCGGGGAGAAGATCACCAACCCGAAGCACGAGCGCAAGGACCGGGCCCGGCTCGCCAGAGCGCAGCGGGAACTGTCCCGCAAGGCCAAGGGTGACGGCGCCAACCGGGCCAGGGCCCGCCGGAAGGTCGCCCGCGTCCATGCCCGGATCGCCGACCGGCGCCGGGACTTCCTCCACAAGCTGACCACCCGGCTCGTCCGTGAGAACCAAACGGTCGTGATCGAGGACCTGACCGTCCGCAACATGGTCAGGAACCGGAGCCTGTCCCGCGCCGTCGCCGACGCGGCATGGTCGGAGTTCCGCGGCATGCTGGAGTACAAGGCCGCCTGGTACGGGCGGGAAGTGATCGCCGTCGACCGGTGGTTCCCCTCGTCCAAACTGTGTTCCACCTGCGGCACCATCCGGTCGAAGCTGCCGCTCAACGTCCGTACGTGGACGTGTGAATGCGGTGCGGTCCATGACCGGGACGTGAACGCGGCGAAGAATATTCTGGCCGCCGGGCTGGCGGTCTCTGTCTGTGGAGCCGGTGTAAGACCTCAACGGGAGTCCTCCCGGACGGGGCAGCCGGCGATGAAGCAGAAAACCCCACGGCGCGAGCCGTAG
- a CDS encoding beta-galactosidase: MVLSRRTFTAFAGTAALGLSLSASAGGGSEGPGGSAYAAPIAPTGPAPDPPSADGRPHTVGFDRYSLLVDGRRLVLWSGEMHPFRLPSPSLWRDVLQKTRAHGYNAVSVYVAWNYHSAAPGQYDFTGVRDLDLFLRQAAETGLYVILRPGPYINAEVDAGGFPGWLTATKGRARTSDPTYLSHVDEWLTAVNRIVARHLHTRGDGTVLLYQIENEYGSYVTEPTGVDYMAHLYAKVRADGIDVPLFHNDLGRNGYWAPGSFDTGGEQGRWLYGFDGYPDPDQLPPDWGHFGIGGVKGGATASPETPGFIPEFGGGWFDPWGGAEFDGAGYAGSARTRDAAYERRFYLTNLANGITVHNVYMTFGGTSWGWLPAPQVYTSYDYGAAFDEGRRATPKVVPMHQLGHLLRCVPELAKLDRAEDITTGGGIKVYHLANPDTHAHVYVLRNDSTESVTSTLPVAGTSLSVTVPASDARLLTAKIALGQRKLAYSNAQPMLRLTAGHQDVAVLTGRAGEATVTAVECASEPTVTVLAGDAESSYADGVVRVSARLGGLTRVLVEGGGVPTPLLLLLADDETSVRLWPRETPAGSVLVFGPSLLRTAELEDGAVRLTGDTVEAAELEMWAPHGVREVVWNQESLRTSATDSGSLRAEQPLAGVPAVALPVLDGWRRQTENPESEPGFDDANWTVADRTSTFSTTAVPDGQPVLFADDYGFHYGDVWYRGSFTGAQGMESVNLGYSTGTQGLLMAWLDGEPLGTHRMPVPDTKTARKGSWAATASFDVPEKVRTSGRHVLSVLVRRMQHDMDGKALDTHKVARGLTAVTFTGAFPAVSWRVQGAAAADPVRGPLNTGGLHGERSGWHLPGYGDEGWPEVDLPRAERRRQGVTWYRTGFRLAVDPGVDASIGLLLEDDPLRAYRVQIFLNGWNMGQYVNDVGPQHTFVLPNGILRTRGANTLALAVLSDGTTESGPGRVRLTLLGSAAGGVPVTVLPSPGR, translated from the coding sequence TTGGTGCTGAGCAGAAGGACCTTCACCGCATTCGCCGGCACCGCAGCCCTCGGTCTCTCCCTCAGCGCGAGCGCGGGCGGGGGCTCCGAAGGGCCGGGCGGATCGGCGTACGCGGCCCCCATCGCGCCCACCGGACCGGCCCCCGACCCGCCCTCGGCGGACGGCCGCCCGCACACCGTCGGCTTCGACCGCTACTCCCTGCTCGTCGACGGCCGACGGCTCGTCCTGTGGTCGGGCGAGATGCACCCCTTCCGTCTGCCCAGCCCGTCCCTGTGGCGGGACGTCCTGCAGAAGACGCGTGCGCACGGCTACAACGCCGTCAGCGTCTACGTGGCCTGGAACTACCACTCCGCCGCCCCCGGGCAGTACGACTTCACGGGCGTCCGCGACCTGGACCTCTTCCTGCGCCAGGCCGCCGAGACCGGGCTGTACGTCATCCTGCGGCCGGGCCCGTACATCAACGCCGAGGTCGACGCCGGCGGCTTCCCCGGCTGGCTGACCGCGACGAAGGGCCGCGCCCGCACCTCCGACCCGACCTATCTCTCCCACGTCGACGAGTGGCTGACGGCGGTCAACCGGATCGTCGCCCGGCATCTCCACACCCGGGGCGACGGAACGGTCCTGCTCTACCAGATCGAGAACGAGTACGGCTCGTACGTCACCGAGCCCACCGGCGTCGACTACATGGCCCATCTGTACGCCAAGGTCCGCGCCGACGGCATCGACGTCCCCCTCTTCCACAACGACCTGGGCAGGAACGGCTACTGGGCCCCCGGCTCCTTCGACACCGGCGGCGAGCAGGGGCGTTGGCTGTACGGCTTCGACGGTTACCCGGACCCTGATCAACTCCCGCCGGACTGGGGTCACTTCGGTATCGGCGGCGTGAAGGGCGGGGCCACGGCGAGTCCCGAAACCCCTGGATTCATCCCCGAGTTCGGGGGCGGCTGGTTCGATCCGTGGGGCGGCGCCGAGTTCGACGGGGCGGGGTACGCGGGGTCGGCTCGGACCCGGGACGCGGCCTACGAACGGCGTTTCTACCTCACCAACCTCGCCAACGGCATCACCGTCCACAACGTCTACATGACCTTCGGCGGCACCAGTTGGGGCTGGCTGCCCGCCCCGCAGGTGTACACGTCGTACGACTACGGCGCCGCCTTCGACGAGGGGCGCCGGGCGACCCCGAAGGTCGTCCCCATGCACCAGCTCGGGCATCTCCTGCGGTGCGTCCCGGAGTTGGCCAAGCTGGACCGGGCCGAGGACATCACCACAGGGGGCGGAATCAAGGTCTACCACCTCGCCAACCCGGACACCCACGCCCACGTGTACGTCCTGCGCAACGACTCCACGGAGTCGGTCACCTCGACGCTCCCGGTCGCCGGGACCTCGCTGTCGGTCACCGTCCCCGCCTCGGACGCGCGTCTCCTCACCGCCAAAATCGCTTTGGGGCAACGGAAGCTGGCGTACTCCAACGCCCAGCCGATGCTGCGGCTGACGGCAGGGCACCAGGACGTCGCCGTGCTGACGGGGCGGGCCGGAGAGGCGACGGTGACGGCGGTGGAGTGCGCGAGCGAGCCGACGGTGACCGTACTCGCGGGCGACGCGGAGTCCTCGTACGCGGACGGGGTCGTGCGGGTGAGCGCCCGGCTCGGCGGGCTCACCCGGGTGCTGGTGGAAGGCGGCGGTGTCCCGACACCCCTCCTGCTCCTCCTCGCCGACGACGAGACCTCCGTGCGGCTCTGGCCGCGCGAGACTCCGGCCGGGTCGGTGCTGGTCTTCGGGCCATCACTGCTGCGGACCGCCGAACTGGAAGATGGCGCCGTGCGGTTGACCGGGGACACCGTCGAGGCCGCCGAGCTGGAGATGTGGGCGCCGCACGGGGTTCGTGAAGTCGTCTGGAACCAGGAGTCGTTGCGGACGTCGGCGACCGACTCCGGGAGCCTGCGGGCCGAGCAGCCCTTGGCCGGTGTCCCGGCTGTCGCACTGCCCGTACTGGACGGCTGGCGGCGGCAGACGGAGAACCCCGAGTCCGAGCCGGGGTTCGACGACGCGAACTGGACGGTCGCCGACCGGACTTCGACGTTCAGTACGACGGCCGTGCCCGACGGGCAGCCCGTGCTGTTCGCCGACGACTACGGATTCCACTACGGGGACGTCTGGTACCGGGGCTCCTTCACCGGCGCCCAGGGCATGGAATCCGTGAACCTCGGCTACAGCACCGGGACACAGGGGCTGCTGATGGCATGGCTGGACGGCGAGCCGCTGGGCACGCACCGGATGCCCGTGCCGGACACGAAGACGGCGCGGAAGGGGAGTTGGGCGGCCACAGCGAGCTTCGACGTGCCGGAGAAGGTACGGACGTCCGGCAGGCATGTGCTGTCCGTGCTGGTGCGGCGGATGCAGCACGACATGGACGGCAAGGCGCTGGACACGCACAAGGTCGCGCGCGGTCTGACGGCGGTGACCTTCACCGGCGCCTTCCCTGCGGTGAGTTGGCGGGTACAGGGTGCGGCGGCGGCCGATCCGGTGCGGGGGCCGCTCAACACCGGTGGGCTGCACGGAGAGCGGTCGGGCTGGCATCTGCCGGGGTACGGGGACGAGGGCTGGCCCGAGGTCGACCTGCCGCGTGCCGAGCGGCGACGGCAGGGGGTGACCTGGTACCGGACGGGGTTCCGGCTCGCCGTCGATCCGGGCGTCGACGCGTCGATCGGACTGCTGCTGGAGGACGATCCGTTGCGCGCCTACCGCGTCCAGATCTTCCTGAACGGCTGGAACATGGGCCAGTACGTCAACGACGTAGGCCCCCAGCACACCTTCGTCCTCCCGAACGGCATCCTGCGTACCCGGGGCGCCAACACCCTTGCCCTGGCGGTGCTTTCGGACGGGACGACCGAGTCGGGGCCGGGGCGGGTACGGCTGACGCTGCTGGGGAGCGCGGCCGGGGGAGTTCCGGTGACGGTCCTCCCCTCCCCCGGCCGGTAG
- the arfA gene encoding arabinosylfuranosidase ArfA: MSRTARFTIDPAFTVGEVNPRLFGSFVEHLGRCVYTGIFEPGHPTADEAGLRTDVLELVRELGVTAIRYPGGNFVSGFNWEDSVGPVEERPRRLDLAWRSTESNRFGLSEYIDFLRKLGPQAEPVMAVNLGTRGVAEALELQEYANHPAGTARSDLRAAHGDKDPFGIKMWCLGNEMDGPWQTGHKTAEEYGRLAAETARAMRQIEPDLELVACGSSSQGMDTFATWESTVLQETYELVDYISLHAYYEPQDGDIDSFLASAVDMESFIDNVVATCDHVGARLKSKKKINLSFDEWNVWYTSGWHAIENSGERDWAEAPRLLEDVYSVTDAVVFGSLLIALLRHADRVTVACLAQLVNVIAPIMTEPGGPAWRQTTFFPFAQASRYGRGEVLDVRVDSPTYETKKYGEADLLHATAVRAEDGTVTVFAVNRDRTQPLPLEVVLNGLELTTVVEHSTVADADPDARNTLDDPERVTPHQTTGTTLQDGTLTAVLEPLSWNVIRLA; encoded by the coding sequence ATGTCCCGCACCGCCCGTTTCACGATCGACCCCGCCTTCACCGTCGGTGAGGTCAATCCCCGGCTCTTCGGCTCCTTCGTCGAACACCTCGGCCGCTGCGTCTACACCGGAATCTTCGAGCCGGGCCATCCCACCGCGGACGAGGCGGGCCTGCGCACGGACGTACTGGAACTGGTCCGCGAACTCGGCGTCACCGCCATCCGCTACCCCGGCGGCAACTTCGTCTCCGGCTTCAACTGGGAGGACTCGGTCGGCCCGGTCGAGGAACGCCCCCGCCGCCTCGACCTCGCCTGGCGCTCGACGGAGTCCAACCGCTTCGGGCTCTCCGAGTACATCGACTTCCTCCGCAAGCTCGGCCCGCAGGCCGAGCCGGTGATGGCCGTCAACCTCGGCACCCGAGGGGTCGCCGAGGCCCTCGAACTCCAGGAGTACGCCAACCACCCCGCCGGCACCGCCCGTTCGGACCTGCGTGCCGCCCATGGCGACAAGGACCCGTTCGGCATCAAGATGTGGTGCCTCGGCAACGAGATGGACGGCCCCTGGCAGACCGGCCACAAGACCGCCGAGGAGTACGGCCGGCTCGCCGCCGAGACCGCCCGCGCGATGCGCCAGATCGAGCCGGACCTCGAACTCGTCGCCTGCGGCTCCTCCAGCCAGGGCATGGACACGTTCGCCACCTGGGAGTCGACGGTCCTCCAGGAGACGTACGAGCTGGTCGACTACATCTCCCTGCACGCCTACTACGAGCCCCAGGACGGTGACATCGACTCCTTCCTGGCCTCCGCCGTGGACATGGAGTCGTTCATCGACAACGTGGTCGCGACCTGCGACCACGTCGGGGCCCGCCTCAAGTCGAAGAAGAAGATCAACCTCTCCTTCGACGAGTGGAACGTCTGGTACACGTCGGGGTGGCACGCGATCGAGAACTCCGGCGAGCGGGACTGGGCCGAGGCCCCGCGCCTCCTGGAGGACGTCTACTCCGTCACCGACGCCGTCGTCTTCGGTTCGCTGCTCATCGCCCTGCTCCGGCACGCGGACCGCGTCACCGTCGCCTGTCTCGCCCAGCTCGTCAACGTCATCGCGCCGATCATGACCGAGCCGGGCGGCCCGGCCTGGCGCCAGACGACCTTCTTCCCGTTCGCACAGGCCAGCAGGTACGGACGCGGCGAGGTCCTCGACGTACGGGTGGACTCGCCGACCTACGAGACGAAGAAGTACGGCGAGGCGGACCTGCTGCACGCCACCGCCGTACGCGCCGAAGACGGCACGGTCACCGTCTTCGCCGTCAACCGGGACCGCACACAGCCGCTGCCGCTCGAAGTCGTGCTGAACGGCCTGGAGTTGACGACGGTCGTCGAGCACAGCACGGTCGCCGACGCCGACCCGGACGCCCGCAACACCCTGGACGACCCGGAGCGCGTCACCCCGCACCAGACCACCGGCACCACCCTCCAGGACGGCACCCTGACCGCCGTTCTGGAGCCGCTGTCGTGGAACGTGATCCGGCTGGCGTAG
- a CDS encoding transcriptional regulator has protein sequence MSEPLPETLARLEERIAEAGLDSAEVLDVRVLSARTALTEGEIRALLTEGAEPLADDIEGRIRRRVRTLHETRLSTNGRKRAEVCKEVANALSISPEWARQLLLGKKMPNVPDLTALAAYFGVEQGTGFFTDPAPIVLHRELRRLLGELGGAEEGPLVRFATRHGVVTLALRGRRLTPRKQEALAVMLEGLLSGGEETER, from the coding sequence GTGAGTGAGCCCCTCCCGGAGACCCTGGCCCGCCTCGAAGAACGCATCGCCGAGGCCGGCCTCGACAGCGCCGAAGTCCTCGACGTACGCGTCCTGTCCGCCCGTACCGCTCTCACCGAGGGCGAGATCCGCGCGCTGCTGACCGAGGGCGCGGAGCCTTTGGCCGACGACATCGAGGGCCGTATCCGGCGCCGGGTGCGCACCCTCCACGAGACGCGGCTCTCGACGAACGGCAGGAAGCGTGCCGAGGTCTGCAAGGAGGTCGCGAACGCCCTATCGATCAGCCCCGAGTGGGCCCGTCAGCTGCTCCTCGGCAAGAAGATGCCGAACGTTCCCGACCTCACCGCGCTCGCCGCGTACTTCGGAGTCGAGCAGGGCACCGGCTTCTTCACCGACCCCGCGCCCATCGTGCTCCACCGTGAACTGCGCCGGCTGCTCGGAGAACTCGGCGGCGCCGAGGAGGGCCCGCTGGTCCGGTTCGCGACCCGGCACGGTGTCGTCACGCTGGCCCTGCGCGGCCGACGGCTGACCCCGCGCAAGCAGGAAGCCCTCGCGGTGATGCTCGAAGGCCTGCTGAGCGGCGGCGAGGAGACGGAGCGGTGA
- a CDS encoding toxin-antitoxin system, toxin component family protein has product MRDLTGALDVALRDQANSTSGVRELCRALCAEMSARRGRRVELRFERFPDEIEVTGLCVEFHDFDLVIVEERAEAVQQLVILGHELWHLHAGHCHHHSVGASAARVLADEQSWQGGALTVAARNGSREADEADAEEFGHRLATVFRPWVEGRTTSAGSSGVQSSLGYHGRGSGNARR; this is encoded by the coding sequence ATGCGTGACCTGACCGGCGCGCTCGACGTGGCACTGCGGGACCAGGCCAACAGCACCTCAGGTGTACGGGAGTTGTGCCGGGCACTGTGCGCGGAGATGAGCGCGCGGCGCGGGCGGCGCGTCGAGCTGCGGTTCGAGCGTTTCCCCGACGAGATCGAAGTCACCGGTCTGTGCGTGGAGTTCCACGACTTCGACCTCGTGATCGTCGAGGAACGGGCCGAGGCGGTGCAGCAACTCGTCATCCTGGGACACGAGTTGTGGCACCTGCACGCCGGGCACTGCCATCACCACAGTGTCGGCGCGAGCGCCGCCCGGGTCCTGGCCGACGAGCAGTCCTGGCAGGGCGGCGCGCTGACCGTCGCCGCCCGCAACGGCTCCCGCGAGGCCGACGAGGCCGACGCCGAGGAGTTCGGCCACCGCCTCGCCACCGTCTTCCGGCCGTGGGTGGAGGGCCGTACGACGAGCGCGGGCAGCAGTGGTGTGCAGTCCTCGCTGGGGTATCACGGCCGGGGAAGCGGAAACGCCCGGCGATGA
- a CDS encoding MAB_1171c family putative transporter, whose amino-acid sequence MNPSGFLGEPYSVLVFGTPIVFLAAALVFKLPSIVSLWGDPLRRAVGGLLLLACGIFVLAAPPAVAWTNRVTGVPNLAAPLVYSFLVAFCGASLLLMIAWRGGLTGRSPGSAGSAKGRRAMRWVAVGHAGVIVALWVLFALADVPVERRRDLDTYYARTPFMRELIVLYLLAHTTSCVLTYRLVRNWIHTAGLDVWLRRGLRSLAVGYAANLVFDAAKGTAVLARWAGGDLDPLSTELAPVAACVAAVLIATGFVLPHAGQYLRARRQLRRARRRLGPLYDLLRTATGRGVPFSLRATPELRLIRRETFIRDALLQLARHFDEELRRRTYEAAVDLGHGARRAGALAAAVTIRDAIEARALSRDPSPHVTGHATDLLTDLLQGIEAVSQVLNHPDEIEAVRTLAAAPAESLHVYE is encoded by the coding sequence ATGAACCCCTCCGGCTTCCTCGGCGAGCCGTACTCCGTCCTCGTGTTCGGGACACCGATCGTGTTCCTTGCCGCCGCCCTGGTGTTCAAGCTGCCCAGCATCGTCAGCCTGTGGGGAGACCCGCTGCGGCGCGCGGTCGGCGGACTGCTGCTGCTCGCCTGCGGCATCTTCGTCCTCGCCGCGCCCCCGGCCGTCGCCTGGACCAACCGGGTCACCGGCGTGCCCAACCTCGCGGCGCCCCTCGTCTACAGCTTCCTCGTCGCGTTCTGCGGGGCGAGCCTGCTGCTGATGATCGCGTGGCGCGGCGGCCTCACCGGGCGCTCACCGGGATCGGCGGGATCAGCCAAGGGGCGTCGCGCGATGCGATGGGTCGCCGTCGGGCACGCGGGGGTGATCGTCGCGCTGTGGGTGCTGTTCGCGCTCGCGGACGTACCCGTGGAGCGCCGGCGGGACCTGGACACGTACTACGCCCGGACGCCCTTCATGCGCGAGCTGATCGTGCTCTACCTGCTCGCGCACACCACGTCCTGTGTCCTGACGTACCGGCTGGTCCGGAACTGGATCCACACCGCCGGGCTCGACGTGTGGCTGCGCCGGGGCCTGCGGTCGCTGGCCGTCGGCTACGCCGCCAACCTGGTGTTCGACGCGGCGAAGGGCACCGCCGTCCTCGCCCGCTGGGCGGGCGGCGACCTGGATCCGCTCTCCACGGAACTTGCCCCCGTCGCCGCCTGCGTGGCCGCCGTCCTGATCGCGACGGGGTTCGTGCTGCCGCACGCCGGCCAGTATCTGCGCGCCCGCCGACAGCTCCGGCGCGCCCGCCGCCGGCTCGGCCCGCTGTACGACCTGCTGCGCACCGCCACCGGCAGAGGCGTCCCCTTCTCGCTGCGGGCCACCCCGGAACTGCGGCTGATCCGCCGCGAGACGTTCATCCGAGATGCCCTGCTGCAACTCGCCCGCCACTTCGACGAGGAGCTGCGGCGGCGGACGTACGAGGCCGCCGTGGACCTGGGACACGGCGCGCGGCGGGCGGGAGCGCTGGCGGCGGCGGTGACGATCCGGGACGCGATCGAGGCGCGCGCCCTGTCCCGTGACCCTTCTCCCCACGTCACCGGCCACGCGACCGACTTGCTCACGGACCTGCTCCAGGGCATCGAAGCCGTGTCCCAGGTGCTGAATCACCCCGATGAGATCGAGGCGGTGCGCACCCTCGCGGCCGCCCCAGCAGAGAGTCTGCACGTATATGAGTGA